CCGTTGCCGGAGCCGCCGATCACGATGCCGAGGCTGTCCGGGTCGGCGGCGGTCTTCTCCGCGGCACGCAGACAGAACGGCGGGTAGTCGTCCTGGGCGTCGTAGAGGTGGGGACCGCAGTCGACGGGCTCGTGGCCGTGGGCCGTGAGCCACTCGACGAGGTGGTTCTTGAGTTCGAAACCGGCATGGTCGGAGCCGAGGTACACGCGCATGCGATGAGTGTGACACGAGCGGCCCCGGGTAGGCGCCGCTGGGTCTTCCCGGGGCACTGTGCACAGAAAGCGACCCCCCGCCTTCCGTACGCAAGCGCGGTGCACAACCTTCCAGGGTTTCACACAACAATCCGGCTTCAGACCTTCCAATCCACGGTTAACGAAGATCTAATGCGGGGGATCCATCCGCGAACCACGAAGGACGGTGCACATGGGCGCGCACCCGCCTACCACCACACCGGTCCCCACCGGCAACCCCGGCAGCGGACCCACCGGGGGACAGTCGCAGGACGGGCTCCAGGCAGGGCTCAAGAACCGCCATCTGTCGATGATCGCCATCGGCGGTGTCATCGGTGCCGGCCTGTTCGTCGGCTCCGGCGCCGGTATCGCGGCCGCCGGTCCCGGCATCCTGCTCTCCTACGCTCTGACCGGTCTGCTGGTCGTGCTGGTGATGCGGATGCTGGGCGAGATGGCCGCGGCCTCGCCCACGTCCGGCTCGTTCTCCGCGTACGCGGACCGGGCCCTGGGGCGCTGGGCCGGCTTCACGATCGGCTGGCTGTACTGGTTCTTCTGGTCGGTCGTGCTGGCCGTCGAGGCGACCGCGGCCGCCGCGATCCTCACCGGCTGGGTCCCGGCCGTCCCGCAGTGGGCCTGGGCGCTGCTGGTGATGATCGTGCTGACCGGCACGAACCTGGTCTCGGTCGGCTCGTTCGGCGAGTTCGAGTTCTGGTTCGCCGGGATCAAGGTCGTCGCGATCGTCGTCTTCATCGTGATCGGCGCGCTGGCGATATTCGGGCTGCCGCCGGGCGGCTCCCCGGTCGGCACGGAGAATCTGACCGGGCACGGCGGATTCCTGCCGCACGGTCCGGGGGCGATCCTCTCCGGCATGCTGCTGGTGGTCTTCTCCTTCATGGGCAGCGAGATCGTCACGCTGGCGGCGAGCGAGTCGCCGAACCCGGTGCAGGCCGTCCGCAAGGCCGTCAACAGCGTCATCTGGCGGATCGCGCTCTTCTACATCGGCTCGATCGCGGTGATCGTGACGCTGCTGCCGTGGAACTCCAAGGCAGTGGAGAAGAGCCCGTACGTGGCCGTCCTGGAGTCGCTGGACATTCCGTACGCGGGCACCGTGATGGATGTCGTGGTACTGACCGCGGTGCTGTCCTGTCTGAACTCCGGGCTCTACACCGCCTCCCGGATGGCGTTCTCGCTGGGCCAGCGCGGGGACGCGCCGAAGTCGTTCGCCACCGTCAACAAGGGCGGGGTGCCGGCGGTCGCGATCTGGGCGTCGGTCGCCTTCGGCTTCATTGCGACGATCTTCAGCTACACCTCGAAGGACACCATCTTCCAGTTCCTGCTCAATTCGTCGGGTGCGGTGGCGCTGTTCGTCTGGCTGGTCATCTGCCTCTCGCAGCTGCGGATGCGCCGGGTCATCGAGCGGGAGACGCCGGAGCGGCTGACGGTGCGGATGTGGCTGTACCCGTGGCTGACCTACGCGACGATCGCGCTGATCGTCTTCGTCATCGGCTACATGTTCTACAACCCCGAGGGGCGCCAGCAGATGGTGCTGTCGGTGGTCGCGGCCGTGGTGGTGCTGGCGGTCGGGCTGATCCTGGACCGGCGGCGGCCGCGGGAGACCGCGGCGGCGGACCGGGCGGGCGCCCCCGGCGTCGCCGCCCGGCCCGCGGACCGGAGCTAGCAGGGCACAGGAAACGGGCCGGGCCCCGCACTCACCGAAACGGTGACTGCGGGGCCCGGCCCGTTGCGTGCGGAGTACGGCGCCCGCTCAGCCGCGGCGGCCGGCCAGCTTCCAGGCCGTGGGCAGCGCGCCCATCGCCAGCGCCGCCTTGAGGGCGTCACCGATGAGGAACGGGACGAGTCCGACGGCGACGGCCTGGCCGAAGGACATGCCGGTGCTCAGCGCGAGGTAGGGGACGCCGACGGCGTAGATCAGGGCCGTGCCCGCGGCCATGGTGGCGGCGGTGCGCAGCACCCCGCGGTCGCCGCCGCGGCGGGCCAGCGCGCCCACGACGGTGGCGGCGAGCAGCATGCCCGCGATGTAGCCGAAGGTGGCACCGCCGACGCCGGAGGCACCGCCGGCGAACCACGGCATGCCCGCGATACCCGCCAGGGCGTACAGCGCGAGCGAGAGCAGCCCGCGGCTCGCGCCGAGCGAGGCGCCGACCAGGAGCGCGGCGAAGGTCTGACCCGTGACCGGGACCGGGGAGCCGGGGACCGGGACGGCGATCTGGGCCGCGATGCCGGTGAGCCCGGCGCCGCCGAGCACCAGCGCGGCGTCACGGACGCGGGCGCGGGAGGCGGTGGCGGCCGGCAGCAGATCGGCGAGGACTGCGCCGGGACGAGTGAGAGCGGCAGTGCTCATCAGGACTCCGCGAGGTGAGAGGGATACGGGACGGGACGCGATGACGTTAGTCCAGCGGACCGTCAGCGATCATCGTGTGGCGCTGACAAAGCCTCACCGGCCCGCTTGGAGAGTTCCGAACAACCGCCAGAATGCCCGGCCCTGACGGGGCGCGATACGTCATTGCAGGTCACGTGATGCTCATCACGGCCGGGGCCGCTGCAAAACGCCGGTTTTGTGGTAGCGCGCGAGGTGCGGCGACACTGGGTCCGCCCCGCGGTGACCTGTGGAGTTCCCCCAATCCGCCGGCGGCCCCGCCGCCCCGGCCCTTGCGAGAGTACGAGCCCATGCACGACGCACCGACCCAAGCCGCCGAGCCCTCCCTGGCGGCGGGCTCCGAGGGCAAAGAGCCGCTGTCCGCGGGCCTCAAGCAGCGCCATCTGACGATGCTGGGCCTGGGCGGAGTGATCGGCGCGGGCCTGTTCGTGGGCTCCGGCGCGGGGATCGCGGTGGCCGGGCCGGGGATCGTGCTGTCGTATCTGATCGCGGGGGCGCTGGCCATGCTGGTCATGCGGATGCTCGGCGAGATGTCGGCGGCGATGCCGGCCTCCGGCGCGTTCTCGGTG
This Streptomyces decoyicus DNA region includes the following protein-coding sequences:
- a CDS encoding amino acid permease; translated protein: MGAHPPTTTPVPTGNPGSGPTGGQSQDGLQAGLKNRHLSMIAIGGVIGAGLFVGSGAGIAAAGPGILLSYALTGLLVVLVMRMLGEMAAASPTSGSFSAYADRALGRWAGFTIGWLYWFFWSVVLAVEATAAAAILTGWVPAVPQWAWALLVMIVLTGTNLVSVGSFGEFEFWFAGIKVVAIVVFIVIGALAIFGLPPGGSPVGTENLTGHGGFLPHGPGAILSGMLLVVFSFMGSEIVTLAASESPNPVQAVRKAVNSVIWRIALFYIGSIAVIVTLLPWNSKAVEKSPYVAVLESLDIPYAGTVMDVVVLTAVLSCLNSGLYTASRMAFSLGQRGDAPKSFATVNKGGVPAVAIWASVAFGFIATIFSYTSKDTIFQFLLNSSGAVALFVWLVICLSQLRMRRVIERETPERLTVRMWLYPWLTYATIALIVFVIGYMFYNPEGRQQMVLSVVAAVVVLAVGLILDRRRPRETAAADRAGAPGVAARPADRS
- a CDS encoding biotin transporter BioY gives rise to the protein MSTAALTRPGAVLADLLPAATASRARVRDAALVLGGAGLTGIAAQIAVPVPGSPVPVTGQTFAALLVGASLGASRGLLSLALYALAGIAGMPWFAGGASGVGGATFGYIAGMLLAATVVGALARRGGDRGVLRTAATMAAGTALIYAVGVPYLALSTGMSFGQAVAVGLVPFLIGDALKAALAMGALPTAWKLAGRRG